In Desulfopila inferna, the DNA window TATGATACACACCAGCTGCTGGAAACCTCCAACGACTACCATAGAAACAATATCGGCAAGGTCATCCTCAAACAGGAAAGAAAAAATGCCGGTATCGGCATCCTGCTGTACAATTCGATTGAGGATATTTACAACCAGGCAGCTCATAATATTCTCAGCTATCCCTTCGTTTTACAGCCATACCTTCCCGAATGCAGCGACATGAGAGTTGTAATCCTCGATGAGTATATTGAGGCTTACACCAGGTGTAATCCTTACAGCTTCCGCAACAACATGCACTGCGGGGGGGAGTCGCAATCCTGTATCCTGTCCCCGGTGGTCCGACGCTTCTGCAGTGAAATCATGAATCGTGCCGGCTTTCCCTATGGCCATCTGGATATCATGGTTCAACCGGATGGACAGCTTTACCTGGCGGAGATTAATCTTCGCGGAGGGATACGTGGAGCACGGATAGGTAAAAAAGATTATAGACGAAGAGTTGCAGAAATTGAGGAGAAGCTGGTACGGCAGTTCCTTGAAAAGCACCAGAACGCTTCTGAGTGAAAACCAGGAGATCTGGGTAAGGACCCGATAGACAGATTGTTTTCCAGCAAAACAATAAGAAAGCGATCTGTAAGACACAAAAAAAAGGGAGCCGCCTTTAAACAACAAAGGTGCTCCCTGTTAAACTATACAGCAGAAACGAATCCCAGCTGATTATACACAACCGGTAGGCTTAGGAAGACCAGCCATTTTACAGGCTCCCTTTCCTGGTCCCGAGGGGAACAGCTCATAGATTCTCTTCAGCGGGAAGCCGGTGGTTTTGGAAAGAATACGAACCATAGGAGCGATGCCGTTCTTCTTGTAGTATTCCTGCAGAGCGTCGATCACCTTCTGATGCTCTTCGGTGAGCTCGGAGATACCTTCCACGCCTTTGACGTAATCAACCCAATCTTCATTGAATTCATCCATTCCTTTGAGCAGGAAACCATCTTCATCTACTGTGAAACTTGATCCTTTGTGTTCTAATGTTGGCATTTTACAACCTCCTTTAAAATTTATTCTATATGGCTTTCACCGTTTTTAAAATTATATTAAAATAAAAACTAACTAGGCTTATTACTATAGGGTGAATCGTTTGTCAAGTGAATGACGAATCATTTCCTACTTACAAGCTACTCACCTATTTTAACAGCAATAATTTACAAATAAAATTATTCCGCAAGTAGTATATTTTATTCGGATGTGACAAAATTACAAACATCTTTTTTAAAAGAAGTGTTAAATAAAGCACTCGTCCAAAAAATCTTCCTATTATGTAATATACATACCGACTCCACCAAAACCCACCAAACATTGCGCAATACGCTCTCCAGGTTTTAATGTTTTTCGATTTTTCCTTGCACATGGCAATCATAAAGAGTAAATCCAAACTCTGTAACTGCAATATTGCTGGGTATGATTCACAAAACTTGCATATGCACATATGAAACACATTTACTTCAGTTTCGCAATCCATAAAATTCATTCAGAGTATTTTTATGCTGCAAATTCTTCGAAATAAAGCGCAATCCATTTTCATTCAAGCCATTGTAGTTGTCATCGCCCTGGTCTTTATCTTCTGGGGAGTCGGCACCAACATGATGAACAGCAGGGAAGCGGCGATTGTTGTCAATGGCGAGGAAATTTCTTTCCAGGACTACCAGAATACCTACGACCGCACCTATGAGAATATTAAGAATCAGTTTGGCGGCAACATACCTCAAGAGCTGCTGGAGAGCTTTGATATCAAAAGCCAGGTAGTCAATCAGCTCATTCAGGAAGCTCTGCTTAGACAGGGGGCCGCGGAAATGGGTATATATGTCAGTCGGCAGGAAGTTCAGGAGACCATAAAAAACATGGTCCAGTTCCAGGAAAATGGCAGGTTCAGCCTGGAAAGGTATACAGCGTTACTGGCAGCCAATGGGTTCACTCCCACAACCTTCGAGGAGACAGTTCAACTCGATATGCTGGCCCAGAAGACTCGCCTTGATATTGCTGATTTTGCCACAACCGCCACTGAGAATGAGATCAAGGATCTTTACAGGCTTGATAATACTGAAGTGGCAATACAGTATGTTGCCTTGCAACCACAGGAGTATAGCGGCACGGTCAAAGTAGATGAGAAGGAACTCGAAGCGTGGTATGCAAATGTTCAGGACAACTACAGAACGGAGCCGCAGGTCAAGCTCAGATATCTTGATTTTAGTTATAATGAGGTGGCCGAAAAAATCACCATCGATGACGATGCCGTTGAGCAGTATTACCAGGACAATATCTCAACCTTTTCCGAGGAGGAGCAGCGCCGGGCCAGGCATATCCTGTTAAAGGCTGACGAGAACAGCCCCGCAGAAGTCCATGAGCGCCAGAA includes these proteins:
- a CDS encoding TusE/DsrC/DsvC family sulfur relay protein, with amino-acid sequence MPTLEHKGSSFTVDEDGFLLKGMDEFNEDWVDYVKGVEGISELTEEHQKVIDALQEYYKKNGIAPMVRILSKTTGFPLKRIYELFPSGPGKGACKMAGLPKPTGCV
- a CDS encoding ATP-grasp domain-containing protein, whose amino-acid sequence is MSRVVSGKAELLACYQSLGKGDVIKGRIPLKPGEEHLLLDLTARQVHMIPSATSQLAGRSKAFQAKILAQWMIPHTTVIYDTHQLLETSNDYHRNNIGKVILKQERKNAGIGILLYNSIEDIYNQAAHNILSYPFVLQPYLPECSDMRVVILDEYIEAYTRCNPYSFRNNMHCGGESQSCILSPVVRRFCSEIMNRAGFPYGHLDIMVQPDGQLYLAEINLRGGIRGARIGKKDYRRRVAEIEEKLVRQFLEKHQNASE